The following proteins come from a genomic window of Pseudomonas cichorii:
- the pvdM gene encoding pyoverdine-tailoring dipeptidase-like protein PvdM, whose translation MTKPRWKKALFIGLPLALAISAGAGWLAWNYWSPSGYPVKVMKQAEELQERIISFDSHITVPLKFGSERNEADKDGSGQFDLVKTARGRLSGAALTVFGWPEIWNGPNAPHRPTPGFVDEARHQQEVRYKIITGMVRDFPNQVGIAYTPDDMRRLHGEGKFAIFISMLNAYPLGNDINLLDQWTARGMRMFGFSYVGNNSWADSSRPLPFFNDSQDPLGGLSDIGKQAVHRLNDLGVIIDVSQMSTKGLEQVSQLSRTPIVASHSAPRALVDIPRNLSDEELQIIKRSGGVVQVVAFPAYLKPLTQKTQDKLNKLRKDFDLPPLPNLAMALMPGDAIITVWPEQRFGAYASKLYAILEEEPKATVKDFVNAIDYTVKKIGIDHVGISSDFNDGGGVDGFKDVSEIRNVTAELIERGYAEADIAKLWGGNFLRVWEQVQKSARPVASQ comes from the coding sequence ATGACAAAACCGCGTTGGAAAAAGGCTCTTTTCATTGGCCTGCCCCTGGCTCTGGCAATCAGTGCCGGTGCAGGCTGGCTGGCCTGGAATTACTGGTCGCCATCGGGTTACCCGGTCAAGGTGATGAAACAGGCCGAAGAGCTGCAGGAACGGATCATTTCCTTCGACAGCCACATCACTGTGCCCCTGAAGTTCGGCAGCGAACGCAACGAAGCGGACAAGGACGGCTCCGGGCAATTCGATCTGGTGAAGACCGCTCGCGGACGCTTGTCGGGTGCGGCACTGACGGTGTTCGGCTGGCCGGAAATCTGGAACGGCCCCAATGCCCCCCACCGTCCGACACCGGGCTTTGTGGATGAAGCGCGGCATCAACAGGAAGTGCGCTACAAGATCATCACCGGCATGGTCCGCGACTTCCCCAACCAGGTAGGCATCGCCTACACCCCGGATGACATGCGCCGCCTGCACGGTGAAGGCAAGTTCGCGATTTTCATCAGCATGCTCAACGCCTATCCACTGGGCAACGACATCAACCTGCTGGACCAGTGGACTGCACGCGGCATGCGCATGTTCGGCTTCAGTTATGTGGGCAACAACAGTTGGGCCGACTCCTCAAGGCCCCTGCCGTTCTTCAATGATTCCCAGGACCCGCTGGGCGGCCTGTCCGATATCGGCAAGCAGGCTGTGCACCGTCTGAACGATCTGGGCGTGATCATCGACGTGTCGCAGATGTCGACCAAGGGCCTGGAACAGGTCAGCCAGCTGAGCCGCACACCCATCGTCGCTTCGCATTCCGCACCGCGGGCGCTGGTGGACATCCCCCGCAACCTGAGCGACGAAGAACTGCAGATCATCAAACGGAGCGGCGGCGTGGTGCAGGTCGTGGCGTTCCCCGCCTACCTGAAACCCTTGACCCAGAAGACCCAGGACAAGCTCAACAAGCTGCGCAAGGACTTTGACCTGCCGCCGCTGCCGAACCTGGCCATGGCCCTGATGCCCGGCGACGCCATCATTACTGTCTGGCCCGAGCAACGCTTCGGCGCTTACGCCAGCAAGCTGTACGCCATCCTCGAAGAGGAGCCCAAGGCCACCGTCAAGGACTTCGTCAATGCCATCGATTACACGGTGAAGAAGATCGGCATCGATCATGTGGGCATCAGCTCCGACTTCAACGATGGCGGCGGCGTGGACGGCTTCAAGGATGTCAGCGAAATCCGCAACGTGACTGCCGAACTGATCGAGCGCGGCTATGCCGAGGCTGACATTGCCAAGCTCTGGGGCGGCAACTTCCTGCGGGTCTGGGAACAGGTGCAGAAATCGGCAAGACCGGTGGCCAGCCAATGA